The window GCCGGTCCCATCGTCGCACCGAGGACGAAGGCGACGACGAGGACGAGCGGGATCACCACGGCCGGAATCGACCGCGACGAGAGTCCCCGGAGGTGCGACGTGAGCGCGCCGAAATGCCCCCGATTCGATTCGCCGGAACCGCCCGGCGAGGGACCGTCCGCGGGGTCGGTTCCGCCGACAGCCCGGCTCCCACCGTCGGAGCCGGACTCCCCGCCGGCACCACCGTCACCGCGATCGAACCGCTCGCGGATCGAATCGATCGCCGCCCCGGCGCCCGCGACGCGCTCGACGAGCGCGGCCGGCACGGGGACGCCGAACTCCTCCAGTTTTTCGACGGCCGCATCGAGGCCGCTCGCCTCGGTGTATTCACCCAGAACGTCCTCGAAACCGCCCTCTTCGACCGTGTTCGCGAGCGCCGAGCGATCCAGCAGGTGGACGCTCCTCTGACCCGCGATCCGCCGGGCGCCCTCCGCAAACGCGCCCTGCGTCGCGACGACGGCGACGTCGACCCCGCGCTTCCGACAGAAGCCGACGAACTGCTTCAGGTGCCGCTCGGTCACCGTCGCCGTCGTCGTCGGGAAGACGTAGATGACCCCGCGCTTGCCGTCGCCGCGCTTGCCGATCACGAAGTGCGTCTCGTCGGCCCGTTCGCGGACCGACGTCTCCCACCCGCGGGCGTCCCACAGGTCGGCGAGGAACGAGACGAACTCGTCGGGGTCCAGTTCCGGAATCACGGGGAACCACCTCGGCGGGCGAGGAGCGCGGCGGCCCCCAGGAGCGCCGCGACGGCGACGCCCGGAGAGAGGGGCAGGCTCGACTGCGTGGCTCCGACCGGGTCCAGCGGCGTCCGGGTCACCACGGGGTACGGCGTCGCGGAGGGCGTCGCCGTCGCGGTCGCCGTTCGCGTGGGCGTGCTCGTCTCGGTCGGAGCCGGCGGGAACGCGACGTGTGCGGTGTCGTTGACGAGGTATCCGGCCGTCGAGTACGCCGCTGCGCCGGGGTCGTACGACTCGTCCTCGCCGGGGCGAACCAGCTCCGCGCGGAGTTGCTGATCCTCGAACAGCGCCGTTCCGAGTTCGGCCGAGACGTTCGCGTGCCGTCCGGGGGCGAGGTAGTCGCTCCGGCCGACGGACTCGCCGCTCGCGTCCGTCAGGCGGACGAACCCGCCCGCGGGGACCTCGACGCTCGCGACCCCGACGCTCGTCCCGCTTACGGTCTGGTTCTCGATCCGGACCGTCGGATCGGGCGCGACGAGGCGCACCTCCTGGGTCGTCTCGGGGAAGTGACCGCGGACCCAAAGCGTCGCGTTCGTGCCGCGGGTGAGCGCGGAGAGGTCGAACGCGGCCCCGAAGCTCCCGTCCTCACGGACCGTCGCGTCGGCGAGTTCGAGGAACGCGTTCGGGTCCGACGACCGGAGTCGGACCTCCAGTTCGGTGTTCGGCGCGCGGTTCGTCGATCCCGTCACCGCGAAGCTATCGTTCTCCCAGGGGTAGTGTACCGAGTCGGTCGCCGGCGACAGCGACACCGACTGCCGCTCCAACTCGAAGGTCGTCGACGCGGCGGTCGCCGACCCGTCGGAGAGGCCGCTCTCCTCGGTGAGCGTCAGCGCGGCCCGGTAGCGGTTCCGTCCGTTCCGGGACTCGATGGGGACCCCGGAGGTGTTCCAGAGGACGTAGAACTCGTCGTTCGCGAGGTTCGGGAGCACCGTCACGTTCGCGGAGTCGGTCGCGACGTACTCCCGGGGTTCGTGGTTCGGCCCCGGATCCGTCTGCGTGAAGTTCACCTTGAGCCCGTTCGCGGCCGCGCTCCCGGTGAGATCAGAGGCGTTCAGGGCCGTCTCAAGCCCGCTCTCCTCGATCCGCATCACGGCGTAGTCGCCGCGGGCGACGGTCGATCCGGCGGTCGTCGTCGACTGCAGCGGGCCGACGTTCGCGTCGTCGTCCTCGCCGCCGCCGACGTACTCCGAGGGCGCGAAGGAGCCGGGGGCACGGTGGGACTCGGCGGTCACCGCGCCGCGGGGCTCGACCGTGAGCGTCGCGATGTCGCGTTCGACGCCCGCGACGTCGACGCGGAGCAGGTAGTCCTCGGGTTCGAGCGGTTCGTCGAGCGGCGGCGTGTGAAGCGTCGCCGACCCGCCGTCGACGAACGCGCTCGGATCCGCCGCGGTCGTGCGGCGCGTGTCGAGGACGATCTCGTCGGTACCGCCCCCGCCGAGTTCGACGGTGAGGTGGAAGCCGTACTCCGGGCCGCCGATCGTGACGTTCGCCGCGGCGGAGTGAGAGACGGAGATCGTCACCTCGTCGCCGCGCGTGACGCTGACGTTCCCCTCGGGGAACGACCCGGAGGCGTCGTCGGTCTGTTCGCGGGCGGTCGTGTCGGATCCGTCGTACGGGGGAGCGCCGACGCGGTCGGCGACGAGAGACCGATCCGCCGTCTGCTCGTGACCGGCGGACGCGGCGCCGAGTCCGGAGACCGGCGTCGCGGCCCCCGCGAGGAGGGAGAGGGCGACGGCGAGGGTGACGGCGGTGGAGGCGTGAGACATCGGCGAGACGGTCGTCGTTCCCGGCTACCCCCCGACCGGCATAAAACACTGCGGTCAAACCATCAGAACTGATAACCGAGCGGTCGCCGGGGGACGGCGGTCGGCCCCGCGACCATCGCGGCCGCTCGGTCGGCGTCCGCGAACCCCGCCGCCGCCCGGTCAGAGCAGTCCCGGCAGGACGGCGCTCGCCAGCAGCCCGACGGTCCCGAGCACGCCGAGGAACACGAACAGCGCGTGCTCCGCCGACGGGTCCCCGGGTTCGATCGGTTCGCTGAGAAGCGGGTTCAGCTCCTCGACCGCGGTCGCGGCGTCGAGACTCTCGTCGTCGACGTCGTCACCGAGTTCCCCGGCCTCGCCACCGACGCCCTCGGAACTTCCGGCCTCGCCACCGACGCCGTCGGGACTTCCGGTCTCACCACCGACGCCGTCGACGCCGGCGTCCTCCTCCGGCGTCTCCCCCTGACTGCTGCGGTCCGAGTCACTCATTACCGGACGTACGCCCTGGGAGGAAAAAGACCTGCCGCCCCCGTTCCGAACCGACGCTACTCGACCGGGCCGCGTCGGTCGCCGTGTCTGATGAGGTTGCCCTCGAAGACGACGCCCCGCTCGGCGTGCAGCGTCAGCGTCGTCCCGTCGGAGAGCGACCGCGGGAGGGGGGCCCCGGAGATCATCGGAATGCCGAGTTCGCGCGCGACGAGCGCCGGATAGCCGGTCATCCCGGGGCGCGCGTCGATGATGCCGGCGATCTTCGAGGCGTCGCCCTCGAACTCGCCCTCGAAGCGGGCGGGCAGCGAGAGGATCGCGCCGTCGGGGACCTCCGAGAGGTCGCCGTCGTCGACGACGGCGAGGGGGCCGGCGACCCGGCCGCCGACGACCTTCCGTCCGTTGGCGACGGTCTCGGCGGCGACGTGGAGTTTGAGCATGTTCGTCGTGTTCGTCCCCTCGAGTTCGGTCATCATCCCCGAGAGGACCACGAGCGTGTCGCCGGAACTGGCGACGCCGGCGTCGAGCGCGGCGTCGACGGCGTCCTCCATCATCTCGTCGATTCCGTCTCGGTACGAGGAGTACTTCGGGACGACGCCCCACGAGAGCGCGAGCTGCCGGCGGACGCGGTCGTCCGGGGTCGTCGCCACGACGGGGACGCCGGGGCGGAACTTCGCGGTCTTCCGCGCGGTGTAGCCGGACTCGGAGGCGGCGACGATGGCGCTCGCGCCGACGTCGCGCGCGAGATACCGCGCCGAGCGGGCGAGCGCCTCGGTCCGGGAGTCGCCGTCGGCCGTCGGGATGCGCTGCTCGCGGCCCTCGGCGTACTCCTCGCTGGATTCGACCTGGCGGACGATCCGGTCCATCGTGTCGACGACCCGGACCGGGTCGTCGCCGATGGCGGTCTCGCCGGAGAGCATCACGGCATCGGTCCCGTCGAGCACCGCGTTGGCGACGTCGGAGGCCTCCGCGCGGGTCGGACGGCGCGCGTGGACCATCGAGTCGAGCATCTCCGTCGCCGTGATGACCGGCGTGCCCGTGGCGTGGCACTTGCGGATGATCCGCTTTTGAATGATGGGGACGTCCTCCAGGGGCATCTCCACGCCCAGGTCGCCGCGGGCGACCATCACGCCGTAGGCGGCGTCGATGATCTCGTCGAGGTTCTCCACCGCGCCGGCGCGCTCGATCTTCGCGACCACCGGGATGTCCACCCCGAGTTCGTCGAGCGCGTCGCTTATGGTGTAGACGTCTTCGGCGTCGCGGACGAAGGAGGCGGCGACGAAGTCGGCCTCGGTCTCGGCGGCGACTTCGAGTTCCTTCCGATCGCTCTCGGTGATGAGGTCGATGTCGAGGTCGACGCCCGGGAGGTTGACGCCCTTTCGCCCGCCGAGTTTCCCGCCGGAGTCGATCCGGGCGAGGAGGCCGTCGTCGTCGACTTCGAGCACCGTGGCCTCGATCCGCCCGTCGTCGAGGAGGATCGTGTCGCCGGACTCGGCTGCGGTGATCGAATGCGACAGCCCGATCCGCTCGGGGGTCGCCTCTCCGCCCTCGTGGAACCGGACTTCGCTGTCGGTTTCGAGGTGGATCGGCTCCTCCAGCGGCGCGGTCCTGACCTCCGGCCCCTGGAGGTCGACCATCGCGGCCAGCGGCTCCTCCGTCACGTCGTCGACGGCGCGGATGCGATCGATCACCTCCCGGCGGTGGTCCGGCGTCCCGTGGCTCGCGTTGAGCCGGGCGACGCTCATCCCGGCGTCGACGAGGGCCCGAATCGTGGACTTCTCGTCGGACGCCGGGCCGAGCGTGCAGACGATCTTCGCTTTTCTCATAGCGATCCCTACTCGGGACCGAGTTAAAAAGACCGACGATGGAGGGGGAACCGAACGTGGTGCGGGAGTCTGCTGCGAGGGGTCGGGGGCGAGGGCGACGCTCGGGGCTACCGGATCTTCGTGCCCGGTTCGGCGTCGCCGTGCGTCGTGAGCAGGTCGGCCTCTTCGCCCGCCGCGAGCAGCATCCCGTTCGACTCGACGCCGAACAGTTCCGCCTTCTCCAGGTTGGCGACGACGACGATCTTCTCTCCCACCAGGGAGTCGAGGTCGTGAAGCTGCTTGATCCCGGCGACGATCTGGCGCTCCTCGACGCCGATGTCGACGGTCAGCTTCGCGAGTTTGTCCGCGCCCTCGACGCCCTCGGCCGCGAGGATCTCGCCCACGCGGATGTCGAGTTCCTGGAAGTCCTCGAAGCCGATGCGCTCCTCGGCGATCGGTTCGAGGTCGGCGGCCGGTTCCGCGTCCCCGTCGTCGGCCTCGCCCGCGCCGTCCGCGTCGTCACCGGCGGCGTCGCCGTCGTCGCTCTCGCTCGCGGCCGCGACCCGGGATTCGAGTTTCTCGTTCAGCTCCTCGACGCGTTCCTCGGGGATCTTCTCGAACAGCTCGGTCGGTTCGTCGAACTCCCCGGCGGGGTCTTCGAGCGCGGCGTCGACGCCGACCGCGTGGACGTCGCCCTCCTCGCCGAGGTCGTCCCAGAGGTTCTCGGCGGCCTCGGGCGTCACCGGCTCGAAGAGCACGGCGACGGCCTTCGCGATCTGGACGCAGTCGCGGATGACCTGCGCCTTCTCCGGGTCGTCGTCGTCGAGCTTCCAGGGCTCGTTGCGCTGGATGTACTCGTTGCCGAACTGCGCGAGGCGGACCGCGCTCTCGCCGATGTCGCGGACGGAATAGTCGTTGACGCCGGCCTCGAACTCGTCGATGGCTTGCTCGATCCGCTCGCGGACGTCGTCGGAGAGCGCGACGTCGGGCGATCCGCCGAACTCTCGGGCCGCGAAGAGCAGCGAGCGGTAGACGAAGTTGCCGACGGTCCCGACGAGTTCGTTGTTCACGCGCTCGCGGAAGCGCCCCCACGAGAAGTCGACGTCCTGCTGGAAGCCGCCGTTGGTCGCGAGGTAGTAGCGGAGCAGGTCCGGTCGGAAGCCCTCGTCGAGGTACTCGTCGGCCCAGACGGCCCGGTCGCGGGAGGTCGAGAAGCCCTTGCCTTCCAACGTGATGAACCCCGAGGCCATCACCGCGCGCGGTTCGACGTAGCCCGCGCCGCGGAGCATCGCCGGCCAGAAGACGGTGTGGTGCTGGATGATGTCCCGGCCGATGATGTGGACGATTTCCCCATTGTCACGCCACGCTTCCTCCCAGTCGAAGACGTCGGGGCCGACGCGTTCGGTGTACTGCTTCGTCGAGGAGATGTACTCGATCGGCGCGTCGACCCAGACGTAGAGGACGAGGTCGTCGTCGCCGGGGTAGTCGACGCCCCAGTCCATGTCGCGGGTGATACACCAGTCCTGGAGTTCGCCCTCGATCCACTCGCGGGGCTGGTTCTGCGCGTTCGAGGTGCCCTCCAGGCGGTCGATGAACTCGCCGAGGTACTCCTGCAGGTCGGAGACGGCGAAGAACTTGTGCTCTCTGTTCCGGTACTCGGCGGGGTTACCGGTGATCGTCGAGACCGGGTCTTCGATCTCGCCGGGTTCGAGGTGGCGGCCGCAGCCCTCGTCGCACTCGTCGCCGCGGGCGTGTTCGCCGCAGTAGGGACAGGCCCCCTCGACGAACCGGTCGGGGAGCCACTGGTCTGCGTCGGGGTCGTAGGCGACGGGGATCTCCTTCTCGTAGACGTACCCCGCCTCCTCCAGCGTGCGGACGATCTCCTGTGTCGTCTCGACGTTCGTCTCGTCGTGGGTCTGCCCGTAGTTGTCGAACTCGACGTCGAACTTCGGGAACGTCGCCTCGTAGGTCTCGTGGTGCCGAAGCGCGAACTCCTCGGGGGTGACGCCCTCCTCGGCCGCGTTGACCGCGACCGGCGTCCCGTGCATATCCGACCCGGAGACGAACGCGGTCTGCTGGCCGAGTCGCTTCAGCGCGCGGCTGTAGATGTCGCCGCCGACGTACGTCCGGAGGTGGCCGATG is drawn from Halobellus limi and contains these coding sequences:
- a CDS encoding restriction endonuclease produces the protein MIPELDPDEFVSFLADLWDARGWETSVRERADETHFVIGKRGDGKRGVIYVFPTTTATVTERHLKQFVGFCRKRGVDVAVVATQGAFAEGARRIAGQRSVHLLDRSALANTVEEGGFEDVLGEYTEASGLDAAVEKLEEFGVPVPAALVERVAGAGAAIDSIRERFDRGDGGAGGESGSDGGSRAVGGTDPADGPSPGGSGESNRGHFGALTSHLRGLSSRSIPAVVIPLVLVVAFVLGATMGPAVGLGSPLASGGDGGTDVSAVSTAGANATVDVRWNAKTTDSLTVNGTTYDAPSEQKFLLVRMNVTNRDGAPTQFGQSALVVDVAGERYAHQPLDGVTGFPSAGLFEPGETREVWTVFSVPENGTSATLLTTDETGVRFVRDPSLAPEATVESGSD
- a CDS encoding DUF7282 domain-containing protein, with translation MSHASTAVTLAVALSLLAGAATPVSGLGAASAGHEQTADRSLVADRVGAPPYDGSDTTAREQTDDASGSFPEGNVSVTRGDEVTISVSHSAAANVTIGGPEYGFHLTVELGGGGTDEIVLDTRRTTAADPSAFVDGGSATLHTPPLDEPLEPEDYLLRVDVAGVERDIATLTVEPRGAVTAESHRAPGSFAPSEYVGGGEDDDANVGPLQSTTTAGSTVARGDYAVMRIEESGLETALNASDLTGSAAANGLKVNFTQTDPGPNHEPREYVATDSANVTVLPNLANDEFYVLWNTSGVPIESRNGRNRYRAALTLTEESGLSDGSATAASTTFELERQSVSLSPATDSVHYPWENDSFAVTGSTNRAPNTELEVRLRSSDPNAFLELADATVREDGSFGAAFDLSALTRGTNATLWVRGHFPETTQEVRLVAPDPTVRIENQTVSGTSVGVASVEVPAGGFVRLTDASGESVGRSDYLAPGRHANVSAELGTALFEDQQLRAELVRPGEDESYDPGAAAYSTAGYLVNDTAHVAFPPAPTETSTPTRTATATATPSATPYPVVTRTPLDPVGATQSSLPLSPGVAVAALLGAAALLARRGGSP
- a CDS encoding DUF7312 domain-containing protein; this translates as MSDSDRSSQGETPEEDAGVDGVGGETGSPDGVGGEAGSSEGVGGEAGELGDDVDDESLDAATAVEELNPLLSEPIEPGDPSAEHALFVFLGVLGTVGLLASAVLPGLL
- the pyk gene encoding pyruvate kinase — translated: MRKAKIVCTLGPASDEKSTIRALVDAGMSVARLNASHGTPDHRREVIDRIRAVDDVTEEPLAAMVDLQGPEVRTAPLEEPIHLETDSEVRFHEGGEATPERIGLSHSITAAESGDTILLDDGRIEATVLEVDDDGLLARIDSGGKLGGRKGVNLPGVDLDIDLITESDRKELEVAAETEADFVAASFVRDAEDVYTISDALDELGVDIPVVAKIERAGAVENLDEIIDAAYGVMVARGDLGVEMPLEDVPIIQKRIIRKCHATGTPVITATEMLDSMVHARRPTRAEASDVANAVLDGTDAVMLSGETAIGDDPVRVVDTMDRIVRQVESSEEYAEGREQRIPTADGDSRTEALARSARYLARDVGASAIVAASESGYTARKTAKFRPGVPVVATTPDDRVRRQLALSWGVVPKYSSYRDGIDEMMEDAVDAALDAGVASSGDTLVVLSGMMTELEGTNTTNMLKLHVAAETVANGRKVVGGRVAGPLAVVDDGDLSEVPDGAILSLPARFEGEFEGDASKIAGIIDARPGMTGYPALVARELGIPMISGAPLPRSLSDGTTLTLHAERGVVFEGNLIRHGDRRGPVE
- the metG gene encoding methionine--tRNA ligase, coding for MSHEDFPTENPAVVTCGLPYANGDLHIGHLRTYVGGDIYSRALKRLGQQTAFVSGSDMHGTPVAVNAAEEGVTPEEFALRHHETYEATFPKFDVEFDNYGQTHDETNVETTQEIVRTLEEAGYVYEKEIPVAYDPDADQWLPDRFVEGACPYCGEHARGDECDEGCGRHLEPGEIEDPVSTITGNPAEYRNREHKFFAVSDLQEYLGEFIDRLEGTSNAQNQPREWIEGELQDWCITRDMDWGVDYPGDDDLVLYVWVDAPIEYISSTKQYTERVGPDVFDWEEAWRDNGEIVHIIGRDIIQHHTVFWPAMLRGAGYVEPRAVMASGFITLEGKGFSTSRDRAVWADEYLDEGFRPDLLRYYLATNGGFQQDVDFSWGRFRERVNNELVGTVGNFVYRSLLFAAREFGGSPDVALSDDVRERIEQAIDEFEAGVNDYSVRDIGESAVRLAQFGNEYIQRNEPWKLDDDDPEKAQVIRDCVQIAKAVAVLFEPVTPEAAENLWDDLGEEGDVHAVGVDAALEDPAGEFDEPTELFEKIPEERVEELNEKLESRVAAASESDDGDAAGDDADGAGEADDGDAEPAADLEPIAEERIGFEDFQELDIRVGEILAAEGVEGADKLAKLTVDIGVEERQIVAGIKQLHDLDSLVGEKIVVVANLEKAELFGVESNGMLLAAGEEADLLTTHGDAEPGTKIR